Proteins from a genomic interval of Syngnathus typhle isolate RoL2023-S1 ecotype Sweden linkage group LG15, RoL_Styp_1.0, whole genome shotgun sequence:
- the usp25 gene encoding ubiquitin carboxyl-terminal hydrolase 25 isoform X5 yields the protein MTVEQNVLQQHSQKHQQTLLNQLREVTGTTDVQLLQQALQVSNGDLAEAVAYLTEKNAKSPQQDETTYYQTSQVSNDRYISVGSQADSNVIDLTGDDKDDLQRAIALSLAESNRAFRETGITDEEQAISRVLEASIAENKASLKRTHTEVWSDSPNPHDRKRIDNCPVGLKNVGNTCWFSAVIQSLFNLLEFQRLVLNYSPPARVHELPRNQKEHRNLPFMQELRTLFSLMVGSKRKYVDPSRAVEILKDAFKSSESQQDVSEFTHKLLDWLEDAFQMKAEEDGDEDKPKNPMVELFYGRFLAVGVLEGKKFENTEMFGQYPLQVNGFKDLHECLEAAMIEGEIESLHSAENSARSGQEHWFTELPPVLTFELSRFEFNQALGRPEKIHNKLEFPSMLFMDRYMDRNREITRIKREEIRRLKEHLTLLQQRLERYLSYGSGPKRFPLADVLQYAMEFASSKPVCTSPVEDIDSSAPPGGTTGLQLPPPSSAEQDSSASAESSGSGSGSASGTAAQQQRAPVHKPFTQSRLPPDLPMHPAPRHITEEELRVLEGCLHRWRSEVEKDTRDLQESIKRILRTIELMYSDKSMMQVPYRLHAVLVHEGQANAGHYWAYIYDPHQRCWMKYNDIAVTKSSWEELVRDSFGGYRNASAYCLMYINDKKPFLIEEDFDKETGQVLSGMDKLPPDLKQYVKGDNELFDKEIVEWNALQARKAQQEKLAFAAAAAAAAAAASTASSASSPQPMSIDCSPPDNAALQQDPEYMEQPSPTSDSKHLQEDTERAISRASAEQEERSPEALLNAPEVHLSTPPIPSPDFVMEDDSPVHHTVEVAIPDVGTFVIESKEGGYDDEFLLPGQAMMTPNMQGVIMAIGKSSRVYEKNGPEAAFFKALKLEYARLVRFAQEDTPPGKDYRLHHVIVYFLQNQAPKKILERTLLTQFADRNLAFDERCKSIMNVARAKLDLIKAEEVNMDEYEIWHQDYRNFRETTIFMITGLELFHKTNYVEALIYLIYSYQYNKELLSKGAYRGHDEEFLGHYRRDCLLKLNEQAAAMFESGEEPEVTTGLGIMNELVVPCIPLLLLHDTERDLLAVEDMRNRWCSYLGQEMDSNLQEKLTDFLPKLLDCSTEIKSFHDPPKVPAHSTLELCERFGRIMTTLCKVANHGR from the exons ATGACTGTAGAGCAGAATGTCCTCCAGCAGCATTCTCAAAAG CATCAGCAGACACTACTAAACCAATTACGAGAAGTCACAGGCACCACAGATGTTCAACTCCTTCAACAGGCCTTGCAG GTGAGCAATGGAGACCTGGCTGAGGCTGTGGCCTACCTGACAGAGAAGAATGCCAAGAGTCCACAGCAAGACGAGACCACCTACTATCAGACTTCCCAGGTGTCCAATGACCGATATATAAGCGTGGGCagccaagcagactcaa ATGTCATTGACCTGACCGGAGATGATAAAGATGACCTTCAGAGAGCAATTGCCCTCAGCCTGGCAGAGTCCAACCGGGCATTCCGGGAGACCGGCATAACCGATGAGGAGCAGGCCATCAGCAG AGTTCTGGAGGCAAGCATAGCAGAGAACAAGGCAAGTCTGAAGCGCACCCATACGGAAGTATGGAGCGATTCGCCCAACCCACATGACAGGAAGAGGATAGACAACTGCCCCGTAGGCTTGAAAAATGTTGGCAATACCTGCTGGTTCAGTGCCGTCATTCAG TCTCTGTTCAACCTTCTGGAGTTCCAGCGACTGGTGCTTAACTACTCCCCACCAGCCAGGGTTCATGAACTGCCCCGAAACCAGAAG GAACACAGAAACCTTCCCTTCATGCAAGAGCTGAGGACCCTCTTCTCCCTCATGGTTGGGTCCAAGAGGAAATATGTGGATCCGTCACGGGCAGTGGAAATCCTCAAAGATGCCTTTAAGTCCAGTGAGTCACAACAG GATGTGAGCGAGTTCACACACAAGCTTCTGGACTGGCTGGAGGATGCCTTTCAAATGAAGGCTGAAGAAGACGG AGACGAGGACAAGCCAAAGAACCCGATGGTGGAGCTTTTCTACGGGCGATTCCTTGCCGTGGGTGTCCTGGAAG GTAAAAAATTTGAGAACACCGAGATGTTTGGCCAGTACCCGCTGCAGGTGAACGGCTTCAAGGATCTCCACGAGTGTCTTGAGGCAGCAATGATCGAAGGGGAGATTGAATCCCTGCACTCTGCAGAGAATTCTGCCAGGTCTGGACAAGAG CACTGGTTCACAGAACTCCCTCCCGTGTTGACCTTTGAGCTTTCAAGATTTGAGTTTAATCAAGCGCTTGGACGGCCTGAAAAGATCCACAACAAGCTGGAGTTCCCCTCCATGCTCTTCATGGACAG ATACATGGACAGAAACCGAGAAATAACCAGAATCAAGAGAGAGGAAATCAGGCGGTTAAAAGAGCATTTGACTCTGCTCCAGCAGAGATTGGAaag GTATCTGAGCTATGGGTCCGGCCCCAAGAGGTTTCCTCTGGCAGATGTCCTCCAGTATGCAATGGAGTTTGCCTCCAGTAAGCCTGTATGCACCTCGCCTGTCGAAGATATCGACTCATCAGCCCCTCCTGGTGGCACAACTGGACTACAACTGCCCCCTCCCAG CTCGGCCGAGCAGGACTCTTCGGCTTCGGCGGAGAGCTCAGGCTCAGGCTCAGGCTCTGCCTCGGGCACGGCGGCCCAGCAGCAGAGAGCGCCCGTCCACAAGCCGTTCACCCAGTCCAGACTACCTCCTGATCTCCCCATGCACCCCGCACCACGCCACATCACTGAAGAGGAATTGAGGGTGCTTGAGGGATGCCTGCATCGATGGAGGAGCGAAGTTGAAAAGGACACCCGCG ATCTACAGGAGAGCATAAAGAGAATCCTCAGAACCATTGAGCTGATGTACTCGGACAAATCAATGATGCAG GTTCCTTACCGGCTTCATGCAGTCTTGGTCCACGAAGGCCAGGCGAACGCAGGTCACTACTGGGCCTACATCTACGACCCACACCAGCGTTGCTGGATGAAGTACAACGATATCGCCGTTACGAAATCCTCCTGGGAGGAGCTTGTGCGGGACTCATTCGGAGGCTACCGCAACGCCAGTGCCTACTGTCTCATGTACATCAATGACAAGAAGCCCTTTCTCATAGAAG AAGACTTTGATAAAGAAACTGGCCAGGTACTGAGCGGCATGGACAAACTTCCGCCGGACCTGAAGCAGTATGTCAAGGGGGACAATGAGCTCTTTGACAAGGAGATTGTGGAGTGGAATGCACTGCAGGCTCGGAAGGCCCAACAGGAAAAGTTGGCTTTCGCCGCGGCTGCGGCAGCGGCTGCGGCAGCGGCCTCGACAGCGTCCAGCGCCTCCTCACCTCAGCCCATGAGTATTGATTGCAGCCCTCCAGACAATGCAG CACTCCAGCAGGATCCCGAGTACATGGAGCAGCCGTCGCCCACCAGTGACTCCAAACATCTCCAGGAGGACACGGAGAGGGCCATTTCCAGGGCGAGTGCTGAACAGGAGGAGAGAAGCCCCGAAGCACTGTTAAATGCC CCTGAAGTCCACTTGAGCACCCCCCCAATCCCAAGTCCTGATTTTGTCATGGAGGACGATTCCCCTGTCCACCACACCGTAGAGGTGGCCATTCCCGATGTGGGGACCTTTGTCATTGAGTCAAAAGAAGGGGGGTACGATGATGAG TTCCTGCTTCCCGGGCAGGCAATGATGACCCCAAACATGCAGGGTGTAATTATGGCTATTGGCAAATCCAGCAGAGTATATGAAAAGAATGGGCCTGAGGCAGCCTTTTTTAAG GCACTCAAATTAGAATACGCTCGACTCGTGAGGTTCGCCCAAGAAGACACTCCCCCAGGGAAGGACTACAGACTTCATCACGTCATTGTCTACTTCCTCCAGAACCAGGCACCCAAGAAGATCCTTGAGAGGACTTTACTCACTCAGTTTGCTGACCGGAACTTGGCATTTGATGAGAG ATGCAAAAGTATTATGAATGTGGCACGTGCAAAACTGGACCTAATTAAGGCCGAGGAGGTCAACATGGATGAGTATGAG ATATGGCATCAAGACTACAGGAACTTCCGAGAAACAACCATTTTTATGATAACCGGCTTGGAGCTCTTCCACAAGACAAA TTATGTGGAGGCGCTGATATATCTGATATACTCGTACCAGTACAACAAAGAGCTTTTGTCCAAAGGAGCGTACAGAGGACACGATGAGGAGTTCCTTGGTCATTACCGTCGCGATTGTTTGCTG AAATTAAACGAGCAAGCGGCAGCCATGTTTGAGTCCGGAGAGGAACCAGAGGTGACCACTGGTTTGGGAATCATGAATGAGTTGGTGGTGCCCTGCATCCCCTTGCTGCTGCTCCATGACACCGAGAGGGACCTGCTGGCAGTGGAAGACATGAGGAACCGCTGGTGCTCTTACCTGGGTCAAGAAATGgact CCAACCTCCAAGAAAAGCTGACTGACTTCCTCCCCAAGTTACTGGACTGCTCGACGGAGATCAAAAGCTTCCACGACCCCCCCAAGGTGCCCGCCCACTCCACCTTGGAGCTGTGTGAAAGATTCGGCCGCATCATGACCACACTCTGCAAGGTGGCCAACC